One segment of Natronosalvus halobius DNA contains the following:
- a CDS encoding DHH family phosphoesterase produces the protein MVSESIESLRVIDPLVLSLGVVGLVALALGGWWVLRWFNRSPGNRLRRLLTKYDDVAVVMHPNPDPDAMASAMGVAAIAESVDTDATLYYPGEIRHQENRAFRTILELELETVESASDIDSETVVLVDHNTPRGFTGAQMVEPLVVVDHHPGNGAGTTFTDVRTEYGAASAILVEYLEEIGVDLVDSEDSGGGDVELTEELATGLLYGILSDTNHLTKGCSAADFQAASFLFPAIDEDQLDRIANPQVSDDVLQIKADAIQKKRIEGSFAICDVGEIGNVDAIPQAADELMHLEGVTAVVVYGEHDGTIHLSGRSRDDRVHMGEALRHAVSDIPMANAGGHARMGGGQVSVDHMNGIGPSDGVSKPEFEKRVFSAMAGERS, from the coding sequence ATGGTCAGCGAGTCCATCGAGTCGTTACGAGTGATCGACCCGCTCGTTCTCTCGCTGGGGGTCGTCGGACTCGTAGCACTCGCACTCGGTGGCTGGTGGGTTCTTCGCTGGTTCAACCGATCGCCGGGGAATCGACTGCGACGGCTCCTCACGAAGTACGACGACGTGGCGGTCGTGATGCACCCGAATCCAGATCCAGATGCGATGGCCTCGGCGATGGGCGTTGCAGCGATCGCGGAGAGCGTCGACACCGACGCGACTCTCTACTATCCAGGAGAGATCCGCCACCAGGAGAATCGAGCGTTTCGAACCATACTCGAACTCGAACTCGAGACCGTCGAGTCGGCCTCGGACATCGACTCCGAGACGGTCGTGCTGGTCGATCACAACACGCCGAGGGGATTCACTGGCGCTCAGATGGTCGAACCGCTCGTCGTCGTCGACCACCATCCTGGAAACGGTGCCGGAACCACGTTTACTGACGTACGAACGGAGTACGGCGCCGCGTCGGCAATCCTGGTCGAGTACCTAGAGGAGATAGGCGTCGACCTGGTCGATAGCGAGGACTCCGGTGGTGGCGACGTGGAGTTGACAGAGGAACTGGCGACGGGGCTGCTCTACGGCATCCTCTCGGACACGAACCACCTCACGAAGGGGTGTTCGGCGGCCGATTTCCAGGCCGCGTCGTTTCTCTTCCCGGCCATCGACGAGGATCAATTGGACCGGATCGCGAACCCACAGGTGAGCGACGACGTGCTCCAGATCAAGGCCGACGCGATCCAGAAGAAGCGCATCGAGGGATCGTTCGCCATCTGTGACGTCGGTGAGATCGGTAACGTCGACGCGATTCCCCAGGCCGCAGACGAATTGATGCACCTGGAGGGCGTGACGGCGGTCGTCGTCTACGGCGAACACGACGGCACGATCCACCTCTCCGGTCGCTCTCGAGACGACCGCGTTCACATGGGAGAAGCCCTTCGCCACGCCGTCAGCGACATTCCGATGGCGAACGCCGGGGGTCACGCACGCATGGGCGGTGGTCAGGTGTCGGTCGATCACATGAACGGCATCGGCCCCTCCGACGGCGTGAGCAAACCGGAGTTCGAAAAACGCGTCTTTTCGGCGATGGCGGGCGAGCGCTCCTGA
- a CDS encoding aldo/keto reductase → MATGPATWDYRDDHNEEFGRTYFRRYGDGLLSSIGLGTYLGEPTDDVDKGYEAAILRALERGCNVLDTAINYRCQRSERVVGRALERTGIDRDAIFVATKGGFVPFNGERPDDPGEYVRKTYVESGIVDREDLAAGSHCIAPDYIEDQLDRSLENLDTHVDLYYVHNPETQLRERSREAVYDQLEATFVRLEERAAAGDLSHYGVATWEAFRVPDDHPSYLSIGEIVERARSAAREAGTGGTHFRAIQLPFNVTMADAFTVASQPGPEGPQSVLQFATEAGLNVFTSASIAQGELTSDLPEDVAAVLEGDTPVQRAINFARSAPGVTTSLVGTSRLEHVEENVDAGRFDPLGASMFDDLFVGPGGDSGEP, encoded by the coding sequence ATGGCTACCGGACCGGCGACGTGGGATTACCGCGACGACCACAACGAGGAGTTCGGGCGAACGTACTTCAGGCGCTACGGCGACGGGTTGCTCTCGAGCATCGGCCTCGGGACCTACCTCGGCGAACCGACGGACGACGTCGACAAGGGCTACGAGGCCGCCATCCTGCGAGCGCTCGAGCGAGGCTGTAACGTCCTCGACACCGCGATCAACTATCGGTGCCAGCGCAGCGAGCGCGTCGTCGGACGGGCCCTCGAGCGGACGGGTATCGACCGCGACGCGATTTTCGTCGCGACCAAGGGCGGCTTCGTCCCCTTCAACGGCGAGCGACCGGACGACCCGGGCGAGTACGTCAGGAAAACGTACGTGGAGTCCGGAATCGTCGACCGAGAGGATCTCGCCGCGGGGAGCCACTGCATCGCTCCCGACTACATCGAGGACCAGCTGGATCGGTCCCTCGAGAACCTCGACACGCACGTCGACCTCTACTACGTGCACAACCCGGAGACCCAGTTACGAGAACGGTCCCGAGAGGCCGTTTACGACCAACTCGAGGCGACGTTCGTCCGTCTCGAGGAGCGGGCCGCCGCGGGAGACCTCTCACACTACGGCGTGGCGACCTGGGAGGCGTTCCGGGTCCCGGACGATCACCCGTCGTACCTCTCTATCGGCGAAATCGTCGAGCGCGCTCGCTCTGCCGCGCGCGAAGCGGGCACGGGTGGCACGCACTTTCGGGCGATTCAGCTCCCGTTCAACGTCACGATGGCCGACGCGTTCACGGTCGCGAGTCAGCCGGGCCCGGAGGGACCACAGAGCGTCCTCCAGTTTGCCACCGAAGCCGGGCTCAACGTGTTCACGAGTGCGAGCATCGCCCAGGGCGAACTCACGAGCGACCTTCCAGAAGACGTGGCTGCGGTCCTCGAGGGTGACACGCCGGTCCAGCGGGCGATCAACTTCGCGCGGTCGGCGCCGGGGGTAACGACGTCGCTGGTCGGCACGAGCCGGCTCGAACACGTCGAGGAGAACGTCGATGCCGGTCGATTCGACCCGCTCGGCGCGTCGATGTTCGACGACCTCTTCGTCGGGCCCGGCGGCGATTCCGGCGAGCCCTAG
- a CDS encoding HVO_0758 family zinc finger protein has protein sequence MKSIRKALREGELEKDTYERVTCAECGKPLKTENDPDTITTIRRCPDCEREWKEIR, from the coding sequence ATGAAATCTATCCGGAAGGCGCTCCGCGAAGGGGAACTCGAGAAAGACACCTACGAGCGAGTGACCTGCGCCGAGTGCGGGAAACCGCTAAAGACGGAGAACGACCCGGACACCATCACCACGATTCGGCGGTGTCCGGACTGCGAGCGCGAGTGGAAGGAGATTCGCTAG
- a CDS encoding glycosyl transferase family 2, with protein sequence MEYTQERVATLHRLTDAPIGFDGLEPVLERTAIVVPMTDREQERPAATGVLSALESIRPAPERVVVPVRADPGRIESFRAWVESFDLPTQVLWCNAPAVEDLLARKGLDGELGKGRDVWLALGPAIAQGEYVVVHDADATSFRADHVARLLGPLAMGYDFSKGYYARVEDDRLYGRLYRLLYEPLVEALRADHDDPVVEYLAAFRYALAGEFAMTADLASRLRPPRAWGLEVATLGDAFEHAGFEGSAQVDLGIHRHDHRTVDGDAGLEGMSRDVASAVLRVLEANDVDIDYGILTTRYRTAADRLIDQYRADAAFNGLSYDRDGEREQVTRYARSLTPPEGERRLPSWTAAPVDPDALVQAATPWTPSAASLESSTQD encoded by the coding sequence ATGGAGTACACGCAGGAGCGCGTCGCCACGCTCCACCGACTGACGGATGCCCCCATCGGATTCGACGGTCTCGAGCCCGTTCTCGAGCGGACGGCTATCGTCGTGCCGATGACCGATCGGGAACAGGAGCGTCCCGCGGCGACGGGCGTCCTGTCGGCACTCGAGTCGATTCGGCCGGCGCCCGAGCGCGTAGTCGTTCCGGTCCGGGCCGACCCTGGCCGGATCGAGTCGTTTCGGGCGTGGGTCGAGTCGTTCGACCTGCCGACCCAGGTACTGTGGTGTAACGCACCCGCCGTCGAGGATCTGCTGGCGAGGAAAGGACTCGACGGCGAACTGGGGAAGGGGCGGGACGTGTGGCTCGCGCTCGGCCCGGCGATTGCTCAGGGGGAGTACGTCGTCGTCCACGACGCCGACGCGACGAGCTTTCGGGCTGATCACGTCGCCCGGTTGCTCGGGCCGCTGGCGATGGGCTACGACTTCTCGAAGGGATACTATGCGCGCGTCGAAGACGACCGACTGTACGGGCGGCTCTATCGACTCCTCTATGAGCCTCTCGTCGAGGCGCTGCGCGCCGACCACGACGACCCCGTCGTCGAGTACCTCGCCGCGTTCCGATACGCGCTGGCGGGCGAGTTCGCGATGACGGCTGATCTCGCTAGCCGACTCCGGCCGCCCCGGGCGTGGGGGCTCGAGGTGGCGACCCTCGGCGACGCGTTCGAGCACGCTGGCTTCGAGGGATCCGCACAGGTCGACCTCGGTATCCACCGACACGACCACCGAACCGTCGACGGCGACGCCGGCCTCGAGGGGATGAGTCGAGACGTCGCCTCCGCTGTTCTTCGCGTGCTCGAGGCCAACGACGTCGACATCGACTACGGAATCTTGACGACACGTTACCGCACGGCAGCCGACCGACTGATCGACCAGTACCGGGCCGACGCGGCGTTCAACGGCCTCTCGTACGATCGAGACGGGGAGCGAGAGCAGGTAACGCGCTACGCGAGGTCGCTCACCCCACCCGAAGGGGAACGACGACTCCCGTCCTGGACGGCGGCGCCCGTCGATCCGGACGCGCTCGTCCAGGCGGCGACGCCGTGGACGCCTTCGGCCGCCTCGCTCGAGTCGAGCACGCAAGACTAA
- a CDS encoding DUF7109 family protein, whose product MGTVPDQRTSDELAGIVDLFGGLTRAELERALSEVAFRADGQSVDEDAAAGAIEASLDAFALVRYEPRGNGHATDGGDESGDGDNDGDALFVPGPTAFPRTPEHAEDLPHILDVSPRDPDQDAVGEAARDRFLADVEAVLEGEGGRGDGPEYVNEGDDETENVDEGNDETENVDETAIEDLIDLSYDLEAWAPLNLVAERTRLVEALEDA is encoded by the coding sequence ATGGGGACCGTACCCGATCAGCGGACGAGCGACGAACTCGCCGGGATCGTCGACCTCTTCGGTGGGCTCACTCGGGCGGAACTCGAGCGCGCCCTCTCGGAGGTCGCGTTCCGCGCGGACGGCCAGTCGGTCGACGAGGACGCTGCGGCGGGAGCGATCGAGGCGTCGCTGGACGCGTTCGCGCTGGTTCGCTACGAACCCCGTGGTAACGGTCACGCCACCGACGGAGGCGACGAGAGCGGTGACGGCGACAACGACGGTGACGCACTCTTCGTCCCCGGCCCGACCGCGTTCCCTCGCACCCCCGAGCACGCGGAGGACCTCCCGCACATCCTGGACGTGTCGCCGCGCGACCCCGACCAGGACGCGGTCGGGGAGGCCGCTCGGGATCGGTTTCTGGCGGACGTCGAGGCGGTGCTCGAGGGTGAGGGCGGGCGAGGCGACGGTCCCGAGTACGTGAACGAGGGCGACGACGAGACCGAGAACGTAGACGAGGGTAACGACGAAACCGAGAACGTGGACGAGACGGCCATCGAAGACCTGATCGATCTGAGCTACGACCTTGAGGCGTGGGCTCCCCTCAACCTGGTGGCCGAACGAACCAGACTCGTCGAGGCGCTCGAGGACGCCTGA
- a CDS encoding NUDIX hydrolase has product MTTRRFTLEAVADFQPTEIDDQSYDAAVLAPVIDRDGEDYLLFTRRADHLGEHPGQMSFPGGGREPQDDSILETALREADEEIGLEPSAVDVVGQLDDIRTITEYAVTPFVGRIPDRSYDPDEREVAEIVVLPLSGFLDPDNYEYDRRDHPYYGDIVIHYFHVDGYTVWGATGRILVQLLELSTPFEAPERVERSQY; this is encoded by the coding sequence ATGACGACTCGACGGTTCACACTCGAAGCGGTCGCCGATTTTCAGCCGACCGAGATCGACGACCAGTCGTACGACGCCGCTGTGCTCGCCCCTGTGATCGACCGCGACGGCGAGGACTACCTGCTCTTTACGCGCCGGGCCGATCACCTCGGGGAACACCCTGGCCAGATGAGTTTTCCCGGCGGCGGCAGGGAGCCCCAGGACGACTCGATCCTCGAGACAGCCCTCCGGGAGGCCGACGAGGAAATCGGTCTCGAGCCGTCGGCGGTTGACGTGGTCGGCCAGCTAGACGACATTCGGACGATCACGGAGTACGCCGTGACGCCGTTCGTCGGGCGGATTCCGGATCGATCGTACGACCCGGACGAGCGTGAAGTCGCCGAGATCGTGGTCCTGCCGCTCTCGGGGTTTCTCGACCCGGACAACTACGAGTACGACAGACGCGATCACCCCTACTACGGCGACATCGTCATCCACTACTTTCACGTCGACGGTTACACCGTCTGGGGGGCGACCGGACGCATTCTCGTCCAGTTGCTCGAGCTGTCGACGCCGTTCGAGGCGCCTGAGCGTGTCGAACGCTCGCAGTACTGA